The Deinococcus aquaticus genomic interval GGCCATCCAGTACGTGGCGTACACCGGGTGCAGTCGGCCCAGTTCCCCGAAGTTCACGGTCATCTCGTCGGTCACGGTCACGCTCAGCGTCTGCGTGAATTCCTCTGGAATGGCTTGCATGCCCAGCAGGCTAGTACGGACCGGGCCTGTCCTGCCGGGGCCGGGCAGCCGGGCGAGCGGTCAACGGTCCCTTAATCCGCTCTGGCGCACAGCTCACCGGGGCGGCACGTACACTGCCGGTCATGAAGGACCGCCCGTGACCCTCAAGCCCGCCGATCTGTTCACGCTGCTGCGCGACGCCTTCCTGGCGTTCGGGCAGGACAAGGCCCCCCGGCTGGCGGCGGCCATCGCGTACTACGCCATGTTCAGCCTGGCGCCGCTGCTGCTGCTGGCCGTGCTGGTCGCCGGGCAGTTCCTGAGCAGCGGCACGGTCCTGGACGACCTGTTCGGCCCGGCCGGGATCGTGGCGCAGAACCTGGGCGTGGAAGCGGCGGACTTCCTGCGCGGCCTGATCGACACGGACGCCCTGCAAAAAGGCAGCGTGATCGCCACCATCGCCGCGTTCGTGACGCTGTTCATGGGCGCCACCGGGCTGTTCGTGCAGCTTCAGGACGCCCTGAACTCCATGTGGGGCGCGGACCCCGGCCCGCCGCAGGGGTTCCTGAACGTCCTGTGGACCCGCGTGAAATCGTTCCTGATGATCCTGGCCATCGGGGTGCTGCTGATCGCGTTCCTGGGCGTGAACACGTACCTGTCGGTCATCGCGCAGCGTCTGGGCGACACCATCGGCGCCGGGGCGTTCTTCGTGCGGGCCGGGACGGCGCTGCTGTCCGTGCTGTTCCTGGCGCCGGTGTTCGCCGGGATCTACAAACTGCTGCCCGACGTGAAACTGGAGTGGCGGGAAGTGTGGGTGGGGGGCTTTTTCACGTCCACACTGTTCACGCTGGGGCAACTGGGCATCGGCCTGTACCTGGGGCAGGCCGCGCCGGGCAGCGCGTTCGGGGCGGCCGCCACGCTGATCGTGCTGCTGCTGTGGATCTACTACTCGGCCATGATCTTCTTCTTCGGGGCGGAGGTCACGTGGGTGTACTCGCAGCGCTTCGGCACGCACGCGGGCGGCGCGGCGAACACCGCCAAGAAGGAAGCCCTGGCCGCCCAGGGAGCCGAGATCGACCCGACCGAAAGCCAGCAGGAACGGGAATCGAAACGGCAGGCGCGGCGCCCGGTCCGTGACAGCCGGGGCCGGGTGCTGGGCGTGCCGGTACCGCGCGTGCTGCCCAGGGTGCCGCGCCGCGAGGAAGGCCGCGTGCTGCCCACCGTCCGCGCCGCCGTGTGGAACGCCGTGACCGCCGTGCTGGCTGTGCCCGCCGTGATCGTGCTGCGCGTGCTGGGCATCACGGGCGGCCGGCGCAGGTAGTTCCCTGGACGGCCGTCAGTCCAGCGTGACGGGGTACGGCAGCGTGCCCTCGTAGATGGCGCGGCCCACGATGGCTCCCTCGATGCCCTCGTCCTGAAGCAGGCGCACGTCGTCCGTGTTGGCCACGCCGCCGCCCACGATCAGGGTGTGGGCCCACAGGCCGCGCACCTGCCGCATCAGGTCGCGGTCCAGGCCGCGCAGGGTGCCGTCGCGGGTCACGTCCGTGAAGATCAGGGTCTCTAGGCCCGCATCGGCCAGGGCGGGGGTCAGGTCGCCGACCATCACGCCGCTGCCCTGCGCCCAGCCGTGCGTGGCGACCTCCAGGCCGCGCGCGTCCAGGCTCACGACCACCCGCTGGGAGCCGTGCTCGGCGATCAGGTCGGTCACCATGGCGGGGTCCTTCACGGCGGCCGTGCCGATCACGACGCGCTGCACGCCCAGGCGCAGCAGTTCCCCGGCGGCCTCGCGGCTGCGGATCCCGCCGCCCACCTCGACCGCCACGCCCAGTTCGGCGGTGATCTGCGCGATCACGGCGCGGTTCTCGCCGCGTCCGGTGGCGGCGTCCAGGTCAACCAGATGCACCAGGGACGCGCCCAGGCTCACCCAGTGGCGCGCGGCGTCAAGCGGCGAGTCGAAGTACACGGTCTCGCGGTCCGGGTCACCCTCGAACAGGCGGACGGCGCGGCCGGACTGGATGTCCACGCAGGGAATGATCAGCGGCAAACTCATGCGCCACAGGATACGGGCCGCAGGCGGCGGCCGGGTCACGCGGGAGGCTGCGGGAAGCTACACTGCCCCCGTGCGCGTCGGGATTGTCACTGCTACCTACCTGCCGTCCCGCAACGGGGTGGCGACCAGCACGGCCCTGTTCGCGCGGGGCCTGCGGGACCTCGGGCACGAGGTGCGGATCTTCGCGCCCCGCCACCCGCAGATGCCGCCCCGCGAGGACGGCGTGTACCGCCTGAACTCCTCGTTCGCGGGCGCGCGGGCGCTGGGCGCTCCGGCCGATTACCCCGTGATGCTGGCGCCCGGGCCGCTGCTGACCTCGCGCCTGCCGCTGCGGGACCTGGACGTGCTGCATACCATGCACCCGTTCCTGGCCGGACAACTGGCCCTGAGGTGGTCGCGGCTGTCGGGGGCGCCCGTGGTGTACACGGCGCACACGCAGTACGACCAGTACCTGCACTACGCGCCCATGCCGGGGCGGGTGGGCCGGGCCGTGCTGCGCCCGCACGTGAGCGCCTTCGCGCGCCGGGTGGACGCGGTGCTCGCGCCGGGCCGGGCGATGGTGGACATGCTGCGCGAGTACGGCTTCGCGGGACGCGTGGACCTGCTGGCCAACCCGGTGGACCTCGCGTCGTTCCGCGCGGCGAGCGGCGCGGCCTTCCGCGCCGAGTTCCACGTGGGACCAGACACGCCGCTGGTCATGTACCTGGGTCGGCTGGCCCCGGAGAAGAACCTGGACGTGATGCTGCGCGCCTTCACGCGGGCGCGGGCCAGCCGCCCGGAACTGCGGCTGCTGGTGGTCGGCGACGGCCCCAGCCGCGCGCCCCTGCAGGCACAGGCCCCGGAAGGCGTGACCTTCACCGGCCCCGTCCCGTACGCCCGCGTGCCCGAAGCCCTGGCGGCCGCCGACGCGTTCATCACGGCCAGTACCAGCGAGGTGCTGCCCATGAGCATGATCGAGGCGCTCGCGGCGGGCACGCCCCTGGTCGCCGCGCAGAGTCCCGCCGCGCTGGACCTGATCGAGGAAGGCGTGAACGGCACGGTCCGCCACGCCACGCCCGAAGCCCTGGCCGACGGCCTGCTGGGCACCCTGCACCCGGACCGCCTGCCGGCGTTGCAGGAGGGCGCGCGCCTCAGTGCCGCCCGGTACGACCTGCCGGTGCGGGCCGCCGCGCTGGCCGCCGTGTACGAACGCGCGCGGCAGGAACGCACCCGCCGCTGACCCGCCGCGCGGACCTTCCCGAAATTCTCAGAGGCCGCCGCCCTGCCACAGCAGCAGGAGTGCCAGTCCGGCCGCCACCGGCAGCGCCAACCACAGCCAGCGGCCGGGTAGGCGCCACACGGCGGCGATCAGGGCGGCCGCCAGGGTCAGGCCGCCTGCCTGCGCGGCCAGCAGCGCCCGGCGCGGCACGCTGAACGCGTAGGCGCTCATGTACAGCCCCAGCAGGGCGCACGCGGCGATCAGGATTGACAGCAGCAGTCTGGCGGGAAGACCCATGTGCAAGCGTACCGCGCAGGAATACCGGAGGCCGGAATGCAACAAGAAAGCCCCGGCATTGCTGCTGGGGCCTTCCTTGTGGTGCCGAAGATGGGACTTGAACCCACACGCCTCGCGGCGCTAGTCCCTGAAACTAGTGCGTCTACCAATTCCGCCACCTCGGCACACCTTTGGTAATCTCGCCCGCGCTCGGGCGCGTTTCAGGGCTCGCTTACTTTATAGGCGAGTGCCAGAACTGTCAACCCCCACCCCGGAAATGAACGGGCCGCGCCGGGTTACCCTCTCCCGGCGCGGCCCAGGGCAGGGGTTCAGGCGACGGGTTCGCCGCGTTCGCGCATGCGTTCGAGCAGTTTGCCGGGTTCGAACAGGCTGGCGCCCGCGCCGTAGCGGGCCTGCACGGCGCGGTTGACCAGCCAGAGCGCGCCGGCCACGCCCACCAGACTGATCACCAGGCCCGGAATGCGCATCAGGGCGTTCACGGCGGCCACCTGCGCGTTGAATTCGTCCGTGCCGAACTTGGCAGTCACGCGCCCGTAGTTCACGACGCTGTTCACGACGCCGCCGATCAGGTCCACCACCGCGAACACGACGGTGCCCAGCACCAGTCCCCGGTGCACGCCCGGGTCGCGCATGGCCTGCTGCGTGGCGGCGCGGTGCTCGGGGCTCTCGCCGATGGAACTGGCGTCCAGGAACACCCGGAACAGCGGCACGCTGGTCGCCGCACTGATCAGGAACAGCAGCCCCGTCAGGTACGAGCGGGCCGAGTCCTTGATGGCGTACCAGAAGCCGTCCACGTACCAGAAGGCCAGCGCGCCGCTGAACAGCGCGCCCGCCCCGCCGATCAGCGCGACCGGGCTGACGTTGCGGTTCACGGTCAGGTCCCACAGCACGTACCCGACGGGAATCAGGGCGGCCAGCAGGTACGCGCGGACGTTCCCGGCCGTGCCGCCGCCGAACACCTGCTCGGCAATGCTGATGCCGCTACCCAGGATGTTCGGGCTGAGAATCAGGATCGGGATGACCAGCGTGAACACCAGGTCCCAGACGGTTTTCGGAACGCGGGCCTTCGGGCTGGGGTGGGCATCGGGAGTGGGGGTGGGGGCCGCTTGGCTCATGGCCGGCATTCTCTCATCCGCAGGTGAGGAGTGCGCCGCGCCTGGCACCGGCCCACCACGTCCTGACCTTCGGCCTGTACGATCCGGAGGATGCGTGTTCTGGAAGTGTTTCTGGTGTTCCTGCGGCTGGGCCTGACGAGTTTCGGGGGTCCGGTCGCGCACCTGGGGTACTTCCGCGCGGAGTTCGTGACGCGCCGCGCGTGGCTGGGCGAGGCGGCGTACGCGGATCTGGTGGCGCTGGCCGGGTTCCTGCCCGGCCCGGCCAGTTCGCAGGTGGGCCTGAGCGTGGGCCTGCTGCGCGCCGGCTGGCCGGGCCTGCTGGCCGCCTGGGCGGGCTTCACGCTGCCCAGCGCCGCCATGATGACCGCGCTGGCGCTGGGCCTGACCCGCCTGGGCGATCCGGGTCAGGCCGGGTGGCTGACCGGCCTGAAGCTCGCGGCGGTCGCAGTGGTCGCGCAGGCCGTGGCGGGCCTGTGGGCGTCGCTGGTCACGGACCGGGTGCGGGCGGGGCTGGCGCTGGGCACGGCGGCGGCGTTGCTGCTGTGGCCCGGCGCGGGCGCGCAGGTGCTGGCGCTGCTGGTGTGCGCGGGCGTCGGCTGGCGCTGGCTGACTGGGAAGGTCGGCGCGGGCGGCGCAGCCTTGCCCGCCGTTCCAGTGTCCCGCCGCGCCGGGACCGCGCTGCTGCTCCTGGCCGGGGCGCTGCTGCTGGCACTGCCGCTGCTGGCGCCGCTGGGGCCGGGCTGGGCCACGCTGGACGCCACATACCGCGCCGGGGCGCTGGTGTTCGGAGGCGGGCACGTGGTCCTGCCGCTGCTGGAGGGCAGCTTCGCGGGCGCGCTGCCGCAGGGCACCTTCACAGCCGGGTACGGCGCGGCGAACGCCATGCCGGGACCGCTGTTCACCTTCGCCACGTTCCTGGGGGCCGCCGCGCACGGCCCGGCCGGGGCGCTGATCGCCACGCTGGGCATCTTCCTGCCCGGCGCGCTGCTGATGGTCGGCGCTCTTCCCCACTGGGCGGCGCTGGCCGCCCGCCCGTCTGCCCGCGCCGCGCTGGCCGGACTGAACGCCGGCGTGGTCGGCCTGCTGCTGGCCGCGCTGTATGACCCGGTCTTCACCAGCGCCGTGCGCGGCCCGCGTGACCTCGCGCTGGCGCTGCTGGCCTACGCCGCCCTGACCGTCCTGAGGTGGCCCGCCTGGGCCGTCGTGCTGGCCTGTGCGGGCGTCGGGTGGGCGGCGCTGTAGGAGCCGCCTCCGTCCTCAGGCTCTACGGACAGGCCTCGTCCTGAAGGCCGTAGATGGTCAGGAAACGCCCCACGCGGGCACCCAGGGTGGGCAGGGGCGCGACCTCGCCGCACACCCAGTCCGGCTGGTACGCACGGCACACGTCGGGGCGCGTGTCGTACACGGCGCACAGGTGCCCGCACCCCTGATCGGGTCCGAGGTTCACGCACGGCACACCCAGCGGTTTGCCCAGCGCGTGAATGTCCGGCGCGGCGCAGCAGGCCCCGCAGGCGGCGCAGTCCCGCGTGACCGGACTGCGCGGGGCCACACCGGCGGGCGGGGTGAACCGGGCAGCCTCCTGCGCGTTGAGGTGCAGCGGCCCGGCGACCCTGGTCAAGCCAGTTCGGCCAGCGCGGCCAGCAGCGCGTCGTTCTCGGCGGGCGTGCCGACGGCCACGCGCAGGCAGCCTTCGAGCAGGTGCAGGCGGTCCTGGCGGCGCACGACGATCCCGCGTGACAGCAGGTGCGCGTAGGTGGTGCCGGCGTCCGGGGAGCGCAGCAGGAAGAAGTTCGAGCCGCTGGGCAGCGCCTCCAGGGTCGGGTGCGTGGCCAGGGCCTCCAGCACCCGCCCCCGCTCGCGCAAGCCCTCGGCCACACGCTCTTGCACATAGGCAGGGTTTTCCAGCGCGACTTCCAGGGCCGTCTGAGCCAGCAGGCTGACGTTGAAGGCCGGCACGAGCTTCTGGAGCTGCCCAGCCAGTTCCGGGTGTGCCAGCGCGTACCCGAGACGCAGGCCCGCCAGTCCCCAGGCCTTGCTGAAGGTGCGCAGGCTCAGGCAGTGGGGGTGCGCGCGGATCAGGTCGCGGTGATCCTGCCCGCCGTACTGGTAGTACGCCTCGTCGATCACCACGATCCAGCCCTGCGCGGCGTCGATCAGGGCGCGGATGTCGCGTTCGGCGTCCACGTGTCCGGTCGGGGCGTGCGGCTGCGTGATGTACAGCACGCCGGGCGCCCGCGCGGCCAGTTCGGCCTTCAGCGCCTCGACCGGCAGGCTGAAGTCCGCCTTCAGCGGCACCTGCACCAGTTCGGCGCCCAGCAGCTGCGCTTCGAGGGTGTACACGCTGAAGGTGGGGTTCACGGTCAGGACCGTCTGCCCGATGCCGCCCAGCTCGGTCAGCAGTTTGATCAGCACGTTACTGCCGGGCGTGACGACCACGCCCGCCGCGTCCCAGTCCTCGAACGCGGCGATGCGTTCACGCAGGGTGTCGGCGTGCAGGTCCGGGTAACGGTTCCAGGGGCGGGCGGCCATGCGCGCCAGGGCCTCGGCCTTCAGGTCCGCCGGGAAATCGTACGGGTTCTCGTTCTGGTCGAGCTTGATGGGTACGTCCAGCGGCGTGAACGGGTAGGCGGGCACGTCGCGCACGGCGGCGCGCACCCCGGCCGGAGTGATTCCGGCATCGGCAGAGGGCGTGGAGGTCATGGGGTTCGTTGTATCACCCGCCCCCCGCCGGGCGTCCACCCAGGCCAGACCCGCCCAGCCGTCCGCACCGGGCCGGGGCCGCGCACCCACCGGTACAGACGCCGCACCAAACGCCCGTTTGGGCGCGTGCTACCCTTCCCTTCAGGAGCGCCGCGCGCCCACCCCACCACCATGACAGACACTGCCAAACCCCGCCGCGAGCAGATTCTCGACTCGGCCAGCCGCCTCTTCTCCGAGCGCGGGTATCACGCGACCAGCATGCGCGACCTCGCCGGGGACCTGGGCATGCAGGGCGGCAGCCTGTACGCGCACATTTCCTCGAAAGAAGAACTGCTGATCGAGATCGTCAATCAGGCGTCCCGGCAGTTCGACACGGCGCTGTTCACGCTGCGCGGCGAGGCCATGCCCGCCGACCAGAAACTCCGAGAGGCCATGTACCGCCACATCCGCGTGGTCGCGGACAACATGGACAGCGCCACCGTGTTCTTCCACGAGTGGAAACACCTGTCCCCCGAGGCGTACGCCCGCGTGACCGGCTGGCGCGACACCATCGACGCCTTCTACCGCGAACTGATCACGCAGGGCGTGCAGGAAGGAACTTTCCGAGCCGACCTGGACATCAAGATGACCTCGTACCTCGTGCTGTCCGCCGTGAACTGGGCGTACACCTGGTACCGCCCCGGCGGGAACCTCGGGCCGCGCGACGTGGCCGAACAGTTCGCGGACATGCTGCTCGGCGGCCTGCGCGCGCCCACCGGAGAGCGGCCGTGAGTCACCCCACCGTCACCGTCCCCATCCGCGAGGCGATCCGCTACGCGCAGGGCCGCGCCGAACGCCTGGGCCGCACCCAGCAACTCGAGATCGGCACGGACCTGTTCATCCGCATCGGCCCCGGCGGCCGCAAGTTCCTGCTGTTCAGCCTGGAAGACGAACCGCAGCGCAGCAGCGCCGAAGCCATCGCCGCCGCCCTGGGCCTGAAAAACCCCACGTACGGCTGGCATCAGGGCGCCACCCTGCGCTCCCTGACCGTCATCGAGGAAGGCGCCCAGAGCCTCCCCGAAAGCGGCCCCGCCGAAGCGGACGACGGCACGCTGTAAGGCACGCCGCGCCGGACGACGCAACAGAACGGGGGTGGCAATCGGCCTGAGCCAGTTGCCACCCCCGTTCCAGTGACTTAATTCTTGGCGTTGCCTTCGAAGGCGGCCTTGAACTTCTGGAGGTCCTCGGCGATCTGCTGGCTGGGTTCCTCACCGAACAGTTTCGCCACGGCCGCGCCGAGCGGGCCGGCCGGGGGGCGGTACGAGAGGGCCACGTGCACGCGGGTGCCGCCGTTGGGGAGCGATTCGAACTGCACGCTGCCGGCGTTGTCGACGGTCGCGCCGGGCAGGGAGTGCCAGCCGATGCGCTGGCCGGGCTTGTCGTTCACGATCTCGGCTTCCCACTCGACGTGCGTGCCCAGCGGGGCCTTGGCAACCCAGCGGCTGCGTTTCTCGTCGAGGGCCGTGACGCTCTCAAGGTGGCTCATGATCTGGGGAAGGTTCTCCAGTTTGCGCCAGAAGTCGTACACGTCCTGCGCGGGGCGGTCGATGACGACGCTGTGCTCCACGAAGATCGGCTTGGCGGCCGCGCTGTTGCCACTCAGGCCGGCGGCGGCCATCACCGGGTCGTTGCCGGTCGCGGCGCGGTACGCGAGGTACCCGCCGACGGCGGCCATGCCCAGGCCCAGCACGCCTCTTTTGCGCAGTCCCATCAGCAGCAGGGCGCCACCGGCGGCGCCGCTGATCATGCGGGTCTGATCCATTCCACTTTCGTTGTTGGTCATAATTCGTCCTCCGTGAGGGTCAGTGTAATAACGCCCGGCACCCTCGGGGTGAAGTTCCGGGCAGAACTCATTAAGTACCCTTGATCTTCGCGGCGCCGTCCGGGGGTGCGTGGCCCTGTTGTTCGCTGCCTGCGTGCTGGTCCTGAATGACCTGCGCGGCCGCCCGGTCCTGCTGCGTGACCGGCCCGCCCTGCACGGACGCGTCCAGGTTGGTGTTGGCGCCCTGGGTCGCGTGGTCACTGCCGGAGTGTTCACTGGCGGCCTCGGGCGTGCTCACGGGGTCAGGGCCGGGTTGTGCCGCCTGTCCGGCGCCGTTCTGTCCGGCTTGCTGCTGTTCAGTTCTGTCTGCCACCATCTACCCCCAGTCAGGAGACCGCTGCGGTCGCGGGTGCGAACGGCGTCCTTGCAGTTTGAGGCTTTCATCCTGGCCCACCGACCCGCCCCGCAACATGTGGCGCGGCCCAATGCACCTCCATACAGTCCCGCCCGCACAGTCCTGCCCGCCATCCGCGTCCCCGGCTGACGTGGGCAGGGCGGCCGGCCTCCAGACGCCCGCTTCCAGACACCTGTGCGGGCCGGTCTGCGGCGGCGGGCGTTCCTGGGCTACCCTGCCCTCTATATGAGATCCTCCCCTGCTCCGGGCCGACTGGACGGCCTTTCACTGGCCGCGATTCTGGTCACGATCGTGTTCTGGGCGTCGGCCTTCGCGGGGATCCGGGCGGGGCTGGAGGTCTTCACGCCGGGGCACGTGACGCTGTACCGCTTTCTGGTCGCCAGTCTCGCGCTGGGCGTGTACGCGCTGATTGCGCGGATTCCGGTGCCTCCGCTGGCGGACCTGGGGCGGATCGCGGCGCTGAGTTTCTCGGGGATCACGCTGTACCACGTCTGCCTGAATTACGGCGAGGTGAGCGTCCCGGCGGGTACGGCCAGCCTGATCATTGCGGCGGGGCCGGTCATCACGGCGCTGCTGGCCACGCGTTTTGGTGGGGAGCGGCTGAACGCGCTGGGGTGGGCGGGCACGCTGGTCAGTCTGGGCGGCGTGACGCTGATCGTGCTGGGCAGCGGTCAGGGACTGAGTTTCACGCGGGGGGCGCTGCTGATCCTGGCGGCAGCTGTGTTCACCAGCGTGTACTTCGTGTTCCAGAAGCCGCTGCTGCGGCGCATGAACCCGCTGCACTTCACGGTGTGGTCGCTGATGCTGGGCACCGTGCCGATGCTGGTGTTCCTGCCGGGCTTCGGGGCCGAGCTGCGGGCCGCGCCGCTGCACGCGCACCTGGCGATGGTGTACATCGGGTTGTTCCCGGCGGCGCTGGCGTACCTGACCTGGACGTTCGCGCTCTCGCGGGTGGGGGCGGGCGTGACCACGTCGTTCCTGTACGTGTCGCCGGTGTTCGCGGTGCTGATCGCGTGGGCGTGGCTGGGTGAACTGCCGACCCTGATCAGCGTGCTGGGCGGCGTGATTGCCGTGGCGGGCGTGGTGCTGGTGAACACGCGCGGCCGCCCGGCGCTCATGACCGCACCCGTGCCCGCTGCGGCGCCGGATGTGCGGTCATGAGCGCCGGGACGGGACCGCTGGGCGTGCAGGACGTGACGGTCCGCCTGGGCGGCGAGGTGATCCTGAGTGGCGTGACGCTGGACGTGCAGCGCGGCGAGTTCCTGGCCCTGATCGGCCCGTCCGGTGGCGGCAAGAGCACGCTGCTGCGCATCCTGGCGGGCCTGCTGAAGCCCGCGTCCGGCACAGTGCGGATCGGGACGCCCCCGGCGCTGGTGTTTCAGGATTACCGGTTGCTGCCGTGGCGCAGCGCCCTGCGGAACGTGGCGCTGCCCGCCGACCTGGGGGCCGGGGGGGGCCTGCCGCCCGCCGAGGCGCTGAAACTGGTGGGCATGGAGGAGTATGGCTCTTACTTCCCGGCGCAGCTGTCGGGCGGGATGCGGGCGCGGGTGGCGCTGGCCCGCGCGCTGGCGCAGAGCGGGGACGTGCTGCTGCTGGACGAACCGTTCGCGGCGCTCGACGCGCTGGTCCGCGAGCGCTTCAACGCCGAGTTGCGGCACCTGCACGAGAAGACGGGCCGGACGACGGTCCTGGTCACGCACTCGATCCGCGAGGCGGTGTGGCTGGCCGACCGGGTGGCGGTCCTGCGGGACGGGCAGATCGTCGAGGTGCTCGATACGCGCGGCGAGGGCCGCGTGAGCGCGTACACGGACGGGCTGGAGGCGCACCTGCGCTCGGTGCTGGGCACCGGGGACAGCACCCGCGTGCGCTCGGACGTGCCCGCCCCGCGCAGCGCCGGGTGGCTGCTGCCGCTGCTGGCGGTGGGGCTGGCGCTGGCCGGGTGGCAGCTGGGCGCGTCGGCGCTGGGTCAGCCGTTCCTGCTGCCCACCCCGGCCGCCGTGTGGCAGGAGGCGGTGCGGACCGCTCCGGCGCTGGCGGCGGCGTTCTGGGTGACGGTCCGCACGGCGCTGCTGGGCACGCTGCTGGGCGCGCTGGGCGGCGTGCTGATCGGGTACCCGCTGGCGAAGTGGCGGGCGCTGGAACGCTTCCTGAGTCCGTTCATCGTGGCGTCGCAGAGTACGCCGATCGTGGTGCTCGCCCCGCTGCTGGTGTCGTGGCTGGGTTTCGGGTTCCTGCCGGCCGTGGTCGTGTCGGCTCTGAGCGCCCTGTACCCGATCATGGTGGCGACCCTGGTGGGCGTGCGCGAACTGGAAGCCACGTACCACGAGCTGTTCAGCACCCTGCAGGCCAGCGCGTGGCAGCGGCTGCGGCGGCTGGAACTGCCGGGCGCGCTGCCCGTCATGCTGGGCGGCCTGCGGCTGGCGGCCAGTCTGGCACTGATCGGGGCGGTCGTGTGGGAGTTCGTGGACCCCAACCAGAAGGGCCTGGGCCTGTCGGTGCAGGTGGCGGGCGTGTACCAGAACAAGGCGGCGCAGTTCGCGGCGATCGCGTTGCTGATCGGGTACGGGGTGCTGGTGTACGCGCTGATCACAGGCCTGGAACGCCGCGTCATGCAGCGGCGGGGTCGGTAGGCGTTCACCCGGACGAATGGGCGCGGCGGGCGCTACCCTGGGCCGCATGGACAGACCGCTGGTGTGTGTGGGGGCGCTCGTGTGGGGCCAGGATGGCCGGGTGCTGCTGGTGCGCACCACGAAATGGCGTGGGCTGTGGGGCGTGCCCGGAGGCAAGGTCGAGTGGGGCGAGACGCTGCTGGGCGCCGTGACCCGCGAGTTCCGTGAGGAAGTGGGCCTGGAGTTACGGGACGTGCTGTACGCGCAGACGCAGGAATCGGTCCTGAA includes:
- the chrA gene encoding chromate efflux transporter, coding for MRVLEVFLVFLRLGLTSFGGPVAHLGYFRAEFVTRRAWLGEAAYADLVALAGFLPGPASSQVGLSVGLLRAGWPGLLAAWAGFTLPSAAMMTALALGLTRLGDPGQAGWLTGLKLAAVAVVAQAVAGLWASLVTDRVRAGLALGTAAALLLWPGAGAQVLALLVCAGVGWRWLTGKVGAGGAALPAVPVSRRAGTALLLLAGALLLALPLLAPLGPGWATLDATYRAGALVFGGGHVVLPLLEGSFAGALPQGTFTAGYGAANAMPGPLFTFATFLGAAAHGPAGALIATLGIFLPGALLMVGALPHWAALAARPSARAALAGLNAGVVGLLLAALYDPVFTSAVRGPRDLALALLAYAALTVLRWPAWAVVLACAGVGWAAL
- the hisA gene encoding 1-(5-phosphoribosyl)-5-[(5-phosphoribosylamino)methylideneamino]imidazole-4-carboxamide isomerase is translated as MSLPLIIPCVDIQSGRAVRLFEGDPDRETVYFDSPLDAARHWVSLGASLVHLVDLDAATGRGENRAVIAQITAELGVAVEVGGGIRSREAAGELLRLGVQRVVIGTAAVKDPAMVTDLIAEHGSQRVVVSLDARGLEVATHGWAQGSGVMVGDLTPALADAGLETLIFTDVTRDGTLRGLDRDLMRQVRGLWAHTLIVGGGVANTDDVRLLQDEGIEGAIVGRAIYEGTLPYPVTLD
- a CDS encoding YihY/virulence factor BrkB family protein: MTLKPADLFTLLRDAFLAFGQDKAPRLAAAIAYYAMFSLAPLLLLAVLVAGQFLSSGTVLDDLFGPAGIVAQNLGVEAADFLRGLIDTDALQKGSVIATIAAFVTLFMGATGLFVQLQDALNSMWGADPGPPQGFLNVLWTRVKSFLMILAIGVLLIAFLGVNTYLSVIAQRLGDTIGAGAFFVRAGTALLSVLFLAPVFAGIYKLLPDVKLEWREVWVGGFFTSTLFTLGQLGIGLYLGQAAPGSAFGAAATLIVLLLWIYYSAMIFFFGAEVTWVYSQRFGTHAGGAANTAKKEALAAQGAEIDPTESQQERESKRQARRPVRDSRGRVLGVPVPRVLPRVPRREEGRVLPTVRAAVWNAVTAVLAVPAVIVLRVLGITGGRRR
- the hisC gene encoding histidinol-phosphate transaminase — encoded protein: MTSTPSADAGITPAGVRAAVRDVPAYPFTPLDVPIKLDQNENPYDFPADLKAEALARMAARPWNRYPDLHADTLRERIAAFEDWDAAGVVVTPGSNVLIKLLTELGGIGQTVLTVNPTFSVYTLEAQLLGAELVQVPLKADFSLPVEALKAELAARAPGVLYITQPHAPTGHVDAERDIRALIDAAQGWIVVIDEAYYQYGGQDHRDLIRAHPHCLSLRTFSKAWGLAGLRLGYALAHPELAGQLQKLVPAFNVSLLAQTALEVALENPAYVQERVAEGLRERGRVLEALATHPTLEALPSGSNFFLLRSPDAGTTYAHLLSRGIVVRRQDRLHLLEGCLRVAVGTPAENDALLAALAELA
- a CDS encoding SRPBCC family protein — protein: MTNNESGMDQTRMISGAAGGALLLMGLRKRGVLGLGMAAVGGYLAYRAATGNDPVMAAAGLSGNSAAAKPIFVEHSVVIDRPAQDVYDFWRKLENLPQIMSHLESVTALDEKRSRWVAKAPLGTHVEWEAEIVNDKPGQRIGWHSLPGATVDNAGSVQFESLPNGGTRVHVALSYRPPAGPLGAAVAKLFGEEPSQQIAEDLQKFKAAFEGNAKN
- a CDS encoding glycosyltransferase family 4 protein, which produces MRVGIVTATYLPSRNGVATSTALFARGLRDLGHEVRIFAPRHPQMPPREDGVYRLNSSFAGARALGAPADYPVMLAPGPLLTSRLPLRDLDVLHTMHPFLAGQLALRWSRLSGAPVVYTAHTQYDQYLHYAPMPGRVGRAVLRPHVSAFARRVDAVLAPGRAMVDMLREYGFAGRVDLLANPVDLASFRAASGAAFRAEFHVGPDTPLVMYLGRLAPEKNLDVMLRAFTRARASRPELRLLVVGDGPSRAPLQAQAPEGVTFTGPVPYARVPEALAAADAFITASTSEVLPMSMIEALAAGTPLVAAQSPAALDLIEEGVNGTVRHATPEALADGLLGTLHPDRLPALQEGARLSAARYDLPVRAAALAAVYERARQERTRR
- a CDS encoding DMT family transporter, translating into MRSSPAPGRLDGLSLAAILVTIVFWASAFAGIRAGLEVFTPGHVTLYRFLVASLALGVYALIARIPVPPLADLGRIAALSFSGITLYHVCLNYGEVSVPAGTASLIIAAGPVITALLATRFGGERLNALGWAGTLVSLGGVTLIVLGSGQGLSFTRGALLILAAAVFTSVYFVFQKPLLRRMNPLHFTVWSLMLGTVPMLVFLPGFGAELRAAPLHAHLAMVYIGLFPAALAYLTWTFALSRVGAGVTTSFLYVSPVFAVLIAWAWLGELPTLISVLGGVIAVAGVVLVNTRGRPALMTAPVPAAAPDVRS
- a CDS encoding YkgJ family cysteine cluster protein; translated protein: MTRVAGPLHLNAQEAARFTPPAGVAPRSPVTRDCAACGACCAAPDIHALGKPLGVPCVNLGPDQGCGHLCAVYDTRPDVCRAYQPDWVCGEVAPLPTLGARVGRFLTIYGLQDEACP
- a CDS encoding VC0807 family protein, whose amino-acid sequence is MSQAAPTPTPDAHPSPKARVPKTVWDLVFTLVIPILILSPNILGSGISIAEQVFGGGTAGNVRAYLLAALIPVGYVLWDLTVNRNVSPVALIGGAGALFSGALAFWYVDGFWYAIKDSARSYLTGLLFLISAATSVPLFRVFLDASSIGESPEHRAATQQAMRDPGVHRGLVLGTVVFAVVDLIGGVVNSVVNYGRVTAKFGTDEFNAQVAAVNALMRIPGLVISLVGVAGALWLVNRAVQARYGAGASLFEPGKLLERMRERGEPVA
- a CDS encoding TetR/AcrR family transcriptional regulator is translated as MTDTAKPRREQILDSASRLFSERGYHATSMRDLAGDLGMQGGSLYAHISSKEELLIEIVNQASRQFDTALFTLRGEAMPADQKLREAMYRHIRVVADNMDSATVFFHEWKHLSPEAYARVTGWRDTIDAFYRELITQGVQEGTFRADLDIKMTSYLVLSAVNWAYTWYRPGGNLGPRDVAEQFADMLLGGLRAPTGERP